A genome region from Triticum aestivum cultivar Chinese Spring chromosome 2B, IWGSC CS RefSeq v2.1, whole genome shotgun sequence includes the following:
- the LOC123046682 gene encoding fibroin heavy chain translates to MDSSSSSSAHGSGAGAGLLGRGGGKGGSGTGTGSGSGSGIGGDSTSTIGGGGASADAWTRLVSSGVEDDLVCAVGAGPGFGAGGLPYGYFLDACFLCRKPIASNRDIFMYRGDIAFCSEECRTEQMEADEEMERKEKSASAKKLSQRPPSLGEVESPPRPPKTRAGSILAG, encoded by the exons atggactcctcctcctcctcctccgcccacggcagcggcgccggcgccggcctgctgggccgcggCGGGGGCAAGGGCGGGAGCGGCACCGGCACCGGCAGCGGGAGCGGGAGCGGGATCGGCGGGGACAGCACGTCGACCATCGGCGGGGGCGGCGCGTCGGCGGATGCGTGGACCCGGCTCGTCAGCTCCGGCGTGGAGGACGACCTGGTGTGCGCCGTGGGAGCCGGGCCTGGGTTCGGGGCGGGTGGCCTGCCGTACGGCTACTTCCTCGATGCCTGCTTCCTCTGCCGGAAGCCGATCGCCAGCAACCGCGACATCTTCATGTACAG AGGGGACATCGCGTTCTGCAGCGAGGAGTGCAGGACGGAGCAGATGGAGGcggacgaggagatggagaggaaggagaagagcgcGTCCGCCAAGAAGCTGTCGCAGAGGCCGCCGTCCCTGGGCGAGGTGGAATCCCCGCCGCGGCCGCCCAAGACCAGGGCCGGGTCAATCCTCGCCGGCTGA